CCGACTCCTTCTTCGGAGCCTCCGCGATCATGGCTTCGGTGGTGACCAGCAGGCCGGCGACCGAGGCCGCGTCCTGAAGAGCCGTACGGACAACCTTGACCGGATCGACGATACCCATGGCGATCATGTCGCCATACTCGCCGGTCTGGGCGTTGTAGCCGAAGGTCGCGCCCTTGTTCTCAAGGATCTTGCCGGCAACGATCGATGCTTCCGCACCGGCGTTGGCCGCGATCTGGCGGGCCGGAGCCTGCAGCGCACGACGCACGATGTTGATGCCGGCGGCCTGGTCGGCATTGACGCCGGTGGCCTTGATGTTGGCCGAAGCGCGCAGCAGCGCGACGCCACCACCAGCAACGATGCCTTCTTCGACGGCCGCGCGGGTCGCGTTGAGGGCGTCATCGACGCGGTCCTTCTTTTCCTTGACTTCGACTTCCGTCGCACCGCCGACGCGGATCACCGCAACGCCGCCGGCGAGCTTCGCCAGACGTTCCTGCAGCTTCTCCTTGTCGTAGTCCGAAGTGGTCTTTTCGATCTGCTGCTTGATCTGGGCAACGCGGCCCTGGATCTCGGCCTTCTTGCCGGCGCCGTCGACGATGGTGGTGTTCTCCTTGGAGATCGACACCTTCTTGGCGCGGCCGAGCATGTTGAGGCCGACGTTCTCGAGCTTGATGCCGAGGTCTTCCGAGATGACCTGGCCACCGGTGAGGATGGCGATGTCTTCCAGCATGGCCTTGCGGCGATCACCGAAGCCCGGCGCCTTGACGGCGGCGATCTTCAGGCCGCCACGCAGCTTGTTGACGACCAGCGTGGCCAGAGCCTCGCCTTCGACGTCTTCCGAGATGATGAGCAGCGGCTTCGAGGTCTGCACGACGGCTTCGAGAACCGGCAGCATGGCCTGGAGGTTGGACAGCTTCTTCTCGTGCAGGAGGATGTAGACGTCCTCGAGTTCGGCAACCATCTTGTCGGCGTTGGTGACGAAGTAGGGCGAGAGGTAGCCGCGGTCGAACTGCATGCCTTCGACGACTTCGAGTTCGGTCTCGGCGGTCTTGGCTTCCTCAACCGTGATGACGCCTTCGTTGCCGACCTTCTGCATCGCTTCGGCGATCATCTTGCCGACCGAAGCATCGCCGTTGCCGGCGATGGTGCCGACCTGGGCAACCTCTTCGGAGGTCTTGATCTTCTTGGCGTTCTTGATCAGGGTCGCAACGACGTCGGTTACCGCGAGGTCGATGCCGCGCTTCAGGTCCATCGGGTTCATGCCGGCGGCAACGGCCTTGTGGCCTTCCTGGACGATCGACTGCGCCAGAACGGTCGCGGTCGTGGTGCCGTCGCCAGCGATGTCGTTGGTCTTCGAAGCAACTTCGCGGACCATCTGCGCGCCCATGTTTTCGAACTTGTCCTCAAGCTCGATTTCCTTGGCGACGGTGACGCCGTCCTTGGTGATGCGCGGGGCGCCGAACGACTTGTCGATGACCACGTTGCGGCCCTTGGGGCCGAGCGTGACCTTCACCGCGTCAGCGAGGATGTTGACACCGCGCAGCATGCGCTCGCGGGCATCGCGGGAGAATTTTACGTCTTTGGCAGCCATTTTTAGCTCCTGGCAGGGGCTTCAATCGAGCCCGGGAATTCAGTTGACGAAAGGGCCTGATATGAGCCGATGATGCCCATGATGTCGGATTCCTTCATGATCAGAAGGTCTTCGCCATTGAGCTTGACTTCCGTGCCCGACCACTTGCTGAACAGGATGCGGTCGCCGGCCTTGACGTCCAGCGGGACCAGCTTGCCAGCTTCGTCACGAGCGCCGAAGCCGACAGCGATGATCTCGCCTTCCTGCGGCTTTTCCTTTGCCGTGTCGGGGATGATGATCCCGCCAGCGGTCTTGGATTCGGATTCGACCCGGCGAACGACCACGCGGTCATGCAGCGGGCGGAACTTCGACTTTGCCATTTTCGGATTTTTCCCTGGTGCGCTGTTGAGGGGTTTTTGTTAGCACTCGCGATGGACGAGTGCTAACGCGATAGTGAGGTAGGCTGTAAGCGGGCACTCGTCAAGACGGACGAGGGCAGGCGAGGAGCTCTGGCCCCCTCCCCGGTGGAACCCAACGCATACGCGGCATCCGCGTTGATGGCTGCGAGCCCCACATTTCCATTGAATTCGGCGTCATGACGCCAACTTGCTCGCGCCGCTTCCAAGTCGTCAGTCGTGCTGCCGTCAGCACGAACATAGGGCTGCGCTTCACTTCCCGTCGAAGCCGCGGCAAGCAGCGTCGCCGTCAGCACGCTCCTTTGCAGATGCTTGCCAAAGGTGGACAGTGAGCGCACCTGCGCCGGGCTGTTGGTGCGAACGTAAGACGTCATTGACAACTCCTTTTTGCAAGTCGAGCCCCTTCTCCACCTTCGGCCGCCGTCGACGCGAAGAAGTCCGCATCGCGTTGAAGACGAGCTGCGAAAAAGAGAAAGATGTGTTTGATGGCTGCGGCCCCAACGGTGCCTTCAGATTTGAGATCACTTCCGCCGCGAGCGGCTGAAGCTCCTCGCAACGTCAAATCGAATCTGCTGCCAAGCCTCCAGGAAAGGAGAGCATTGCTCATCTCGCGCTTGTGCATGCAGTCAACCTTCGATCCGTGTTGCCACATCAAGAGCAAATGCCGTGCCAAAGCTCACTGGGAAGTGAACGCATGGCTCTCCCTGAAAACCTCACAAATCCAGCATGGTCAATTGTGCGGAACCCGACATGCGTCTTCTGCCACTGTCAGCTTTCGGACAGGCATGACGCGTTTCGCGCCGACCACCGGTCGATCGGTTTTGGGGCCGGTCTGTTCGCCTCATAAGAGCGCGTTACATTGCGTAGCGGTTTCCCGAGCGCCGCCACATGACACTGGACCTGCAGGTAGCACCGGCTTCTCATCCAGCCTTACTTTGGCCCCCTCGCGTATCAAATTCCCGCTGGCGAGCCCTGCTTTCATAGATCGCACCATGCCGGATGTCTGCTCTGGCGCCCGACCCGCTGGCACGATCTCGATCCGGCATAAGGGCGCAGCATCTTTGCAGGCCGTTTCATCCCGGCGTCCTGCTTGGCTGACAGACCGCACTTGGCGAGCGGTCTCCATGCTCTCTCCAAGGACCATCCCTGCGGCTGGCTTGTCGACCTATGGGCGGGTCCGGCCGCCCGAAACCCTCGCGCCATCAGCTTTTTTCCCCGCCGCCTGCGGCGGCTTCCTCGCGCCGCTTCGCTCACAAAAAAGCTGCCCGCTCGGGTCCTTCACTGTCGCTGCGGCCCTGTCGGATTCAGGCGGTCCTGACGCGCCCATTACGGTGCGCCATCGCAGGGGATGGTCCCCGGCGAAACCACAAAAGGAGACTTCGAAATGACCGCGATCGGTTACGTCAACAAGCAGGAAAACGGCGCCTACAAGGGCCAGTTCAAGACGCTCAGCGTCCGCGCCGACATCGATATCGTCCCCAACCAGGCCAAGAGCGCCGATAACCATCCCGACTTCCGGGTGCTTACGCAAGGGGTCGAAGTCGGCGCTGGCTGGATCCGCACCGGCGAGACTTCCGGCAAGGATTATGTGAGCCTGTCGATTGCAGCGCCGGAGTTCGGACCGCGCAAGCTCTACGCCAATCTCGGCCGAGCCGCCGGCCAGGACGATCACGACACCTACGCCATCATCTGGAACCCGGCCGACTGACCGGCCGAGATAAGAGCCTCGCGCCGCAGCCCCGGCGCGGGGCTCATTCCCAGGAGTTCCACCCAAACCCCGTCCGCCCTAAAGGGCGGCGAAAACTCTCCCCCGACTCTTCGCCCGTCCCCGAGACGATCTCCCTCGCCCATCCTCGCCCTCGCTTGTCCGAAGCGAAACGAGGATCATCATGGACGACGAAAACGAACGCGCGGCCCGCGCGAAAAAGGGCAGCCCGTTTCTCAGCACAGCCCAAGCCGCCTTCTATATCGGGCTCTCCCAGCGCACGCTCGAAAAGATGCGGCTCAAGGGCGGCGGCCCGAAATTCCGCAAGCACGGCCGCTATGTCCGCTATCACATCGACGAACTCGACCATTGGTCGAAAGGACACCCGCAGCACTCCATCGCCGGCGATGGCAAGGCCGGTTCCGGCCAGGGCGGCACGGGAGGCCGTTCATGAGGCGGCGCCCTTCCATCCATCTGATCGGCAGCCGCCTGAGGCGTGTTCGAGCCCGTAAGACGGTCGC
The window above is part of the Mesorhizobium sp. WSM4904 genome. Proteins encoded here:
- the groL gene encoding chaperonin GroEL (60 kDa chaperone family; promotes refolding of misfolded polypeptides especially under stressful conditions; forms two stacked rings of heptamers to form a barrel-shaped 14mer; ends can be capped by GroES; misfolded proteins enter the barrel where they are refolded when GroES binds) — protein: MAAKDVKFSRDARERMLRGVNILADAVKVTLGPKGRNVVIDKSFGAPRITKDGVTVAKEIELEDKFENMGAQMVREVASKTNDIAGDGTTTATVLAQSIVQEGHKAVAAGMNPMDLKRGIDLAVTDVVATLIKNAKKIKTSEEVAQVGTIAGNGDASVGKMIAEAMQKVGNEGVITVEEAKTAETELEVVEGMQFDRGYLSPYFVTNADKMVAELEDVYILLHEKKLSNLQAMLPVLEAVVQTSKPLLIISEDVEGEALATLVVNKLRGGLKIAAVKAPGFGDRRKAMLEDIAILTGGQVISEDLGIKLENVGLNMLGRAKKVSISKENTTIVDGAGKKAEIQGRVAQIKQQIEKTTSDYDKEKLQERLAKLAGGVAVIRVGGATEVEVKEKKDRVDDALNATRAAVEEGIVAGGGVALLRASANIKATGVNADQAAGINIVRRALQAPARQIAANAGAEASIVAGKILENKGATFGYNAQTGEYGDMIAMGIVDPVKVVRTALQDAASVAGLLVTTEAMIAEAPKKESAGGGMPGGMGGGGMGGMGGMDF
- a CDS encoding DUF736 domain-containing protein; translated protein: MTAIGYVNKQENGAYKGQFKTLSVRADIDIVPNQAKSADNHPDFRVLTQGVEVGAGWIRTGETSGKDYVSLSIAAPEFGPRKLYANLGRAAGQDDHDTYAIIWNPAD
- a CDS encoding helix-turn-helix domain-containing protein encodes the protein MDDENERAARAKKGSPFLSTAQAAFYIGLSQRTLEKMRLKGGGPKFRKHGRYVRYHIDELDHWSKGHPQHSIAGDGKAGSGQGGTGGRS